In Posidoniimonas polymericola, one genomic interval encodes:
- a CDS encoding DUF1295 domain-containing protein: MQLAAWGLSLAKRDASVADPVWGLCFVLIAWVAVSRSQSPAAGEWLVAAMVTLWGLRLSGYLIYRNWGHGEDHRYAAMRDKHGGWFPLISLATVFGLQAALAWIIALPLQVGMVEPDAIGPLTLLGAAVWAVGLAVESTADLQLARFKADPSHQGQVMDRGLWRYSRHPNYFGEFVLWWGIYLAAAESGSWWWTIIGPLTISVLLLKVSGVTLLEKSLSQRLDAYGDYARRTSAFVPWPPKNSP, encoded by the coding sequence TTGCAACTAGCCGCGTGGGGCCTGAGCCTGGCAAAACGCGACGCCAGCGTCGCCGATCCGGTATGGGGTCTGTGCTTTGTACTGATTGCGTGGGTGGCGGTATCTCGTTCCCAGAGCCCGGCGGCCGGCGAGTGGTTAGTCGCCGCGATGGTGACCCTCTGGGGGCTGCGGCTCTCCGGGTACCTAATCTACCGTAACTGGGGACACGGGGAGGACCACCGCTACGCGGCGATGCGCGACAAACACGGTGGGTGGTTCCCGCTGATTAGCTTGGCGACCGTTTTCGGGCTCCAGGCCGCGCTTGCCTGGATCATAGCTCTGCCGCTCCAGGTGGGAATGGTTGAGCCAGACGCAATCGGCCCGCTGACCCTGCTCGGCGCGGCGGTCTGGGCTGTTGGGTTGGCGGTGGAGTCCACGGCCGATCTGCAGTTGGCGCGTTTCAAGGCCGATCCGTCCCACCAAGGGCAGGTCATGGACCGTGGTCTGTGGCGTTACAGCCGGCACCCCAACTACTTCGGCGAGTTCGTGCTCTGGTGGGGAATCTACTTGGCGGCGGCGGAAAGTGGGTCTTGGTGGTGGACAATCATCGGGCCGCTGACCATCTCGGTGCTGCTGTTGAAGGTTTCCGGCGTGACGCTGTTGGAGAAGTCCTTGTCGCAGCGACTCGACGCCTACGGCGACTACGCCCGGCGGACGAGTGCGTTTGTCCCGTGGCCGCCGAAAAACTCACCCTAG
- a CDS encoding acyl-CoA desaturase: protein MTNLPPTLSDSPYQVEPSPGPAPAVECLACQGEEDRVEWFRVAPFLLLHAACLLVLWVGWSWTAVGLALFLLFLRVFALTAFYHRYFSHRAFKTSRAVQFAGALLGSAAAQRGPIWWAAHHRHHHRASDSVDDIHSPRQQGFLWSHMLWFMTRENYGTNEKMVKDLLKFPELRWIERHEFVAPAVLAVATYALGVALEAYAPGLGVSGPQLLVWGFVISTIALYHTTFAINSLAHKYGNRPYQTNDDSRNNFWLALLTFGEGWHNNHHYYPNSARQGFLWWQVDVSYYLLVMLSWLGLVWDLKPGPAELRRENLNLHKAEA from the coding sequence ATGACCAATCTCCCCCCAACCCTCTCCGATAGCCCCTACCAGGTAGAGCCGAGCCCCGGGCCCGCCCCCGCAGTAGAGTGCCTAGCCTGCCAGGGCGAAGAGGACCGCGTCGAGTGGTTCCGGGTCGCCCCATTCCTGCTGCTGCACGCCGCTTGCCTGCTGGTTTTATGGGTGGGGTGGAGCTGGACAGCGGTAGGGTTGGCATTGTTTCTGTTGTTCCTGCGGGTCTTCGCGCTCACGGCGTTTTACCACCGCTACTTCTCGCACCGGGCGTTCAAGACTAGCCGGGCGGTGCAGTTTGCCGGCGCTCTGCTCGGCAGTGCGGCTGCGCAGCGGGGGCCCATCTGGTGGGCCGCCCACCACCGGCACCACCACCGCGCTTCGGACAGCGTCGACGACATCCACTCGCCGCGGCAGCAGGGCTTCTTGTGGAGCCACATGCTGTGGTTCATGACGCGGGAGAACTACGGGACGAACGAGAAAATGGTCAAGGACCTGCTCAAGTTCCCCGAGCTCCGCTGGATTGAGCGGCACGAGTTTGTCGCGCCGGCCGTGCTGGCCGTAGCGACCTACGCACTCGGCGTGGCTCTCGAGGCCTACGCCCCCGGCCTTGGTGTCAGCGGGCCGCAGCTGCTGGTCTGGGGGTTCGTGATCTCGACCATCGCGCTCTACCACACCACGTTCGCCATCAACTCGCTGGCCCACAAGTACGGCAACCGCCCCTACCAAACCAACGACGACAGCCGGAACAATTTCTGGCTTGCCCTGCTGACCTTCGGCGAGGGCTGGCACAACAACCACCACTACTACCCAAATTCTGCCCGGCAAGGTTTCCTGTGGTGGCAGGTGGACGTCTCCTACTACCTGTTGGTGATGCTCTCCTGGCTGGGCCTAGTGTGGGACCTGAAGCCCGGCCCTGCGGAGCTGCGGCGAGAGAATCTCAACCTCCATAAAGCCGAGGCCTAG
- a CDS encoding NAD(P)/FAD-dependent oxidoreductase — protein MRVAVIGSGVSGSLAARLLASRHEVTLYEAADHLGGHAQTVDVEVDGVRVAADVAFMVFNRRTYPNFCRMLELLGIDSRASDMSFSVRCDATGLEYQGSSLDGLFAQRRNAVDPRFWRMIADIVRFNRSARRAANNPAELANLSAGDFVEQCGVGRRFVSHYLAPMAAAIWSSRPSGVLAFPAPFLIGFFQNHGLLQLRDRPQWRTITGGSRRYVAALLSPLEEAGGIRTGDPVVAVERRPAGVAVRRASGSEECFDEVVFATHADQTLAMLHRPTADERQVLSAFPYQPNRAVLHTDASALPSRSAAWASWNYRLSTESDSPATVTYDLTRLQGLKTPRPLLLTLNPTTPIDPGSVIREFHFTHPAYSADSIGAQPRWDEISGRDRIHYCGAYWGYGFHEDGVNSALAVAKHFGIGLEACTAACTRGSLPTAAGSR, from the coding sequence ATGCGGGTCGCGGTGATCGGATCAGGCGTTAGTGGCTCGCTGGCCGCCCGGCTCCTGGCGAGCCGTCACGAGGTGACGCTCTACGAGGCGGCCGACCACCTCGGCGGGCACGCCCAGACGGTTGATGTTGAGGTGGACGGCGTGCGGGTCGCGGCGGATGTCGCGTTCATGGTGTTCAACCGCCGCACCTACCCCAATTTCTGCCGGATGCTGGAGCTGCTCGGCATCGATTCCCGCGCGAGCGACATGAGCTTCAGCGTCCGCTGCGACGCGACCGGGCTGGAGTACCAGGGGAGCTCGCTTGACGGCCTGTTTGCGCAGCGTCGCAACGCGGTCGACCCGCGGTTCTGGCGGATGATTGCCGACATCGTGCGGTTCAACCGATCGGCGCGTCGGGCGGCCAACAACCCCGCGGAATTGGCCAACCTTTCAGCCGGCGATTTCGTCGAGCAGTGCGGCGTCGGCCGGCGGTTTGTGTCACACTACCTGGCGCCGATGGCAGCGGCTATTTGGTCGAGCCGGCCGAGCGGGGTGCTGGCTTTCCCAGCCCCCTTCCTCATCGGGTTCTTCCAGAACCACGGCCTGCTGCAGCTGCGAGACCGGCCGCAGTGGCGCACCATCACGGGCGGCTCGCGGAGGTACGTCGCGGCGTTGCTGAGCCCGCTCGAAGAAGCAGGCGGAATCAGGACTGGCGATCCGGTTGTCGCTGTGGAGCGGCGGCCCGCGGGCGTCGCCGTCCGCCGGGCGAGCGGCAGCGAAGAGTGCTTCGATGAGGTCGTGTTCGCCACCCACGCCGATCAGACCCTGGCGATGCTCCACCGCCCCACAGCGGACGAGCGGCAGGTTCTCTCGGCATTCCCCTACCAGCCCAATCGAGCCGTGTTGCACACCGATGCGTCCGCCCTGCCCTCCCGCTCGGCGGCTTGGGCAAGTTGGAACTACCGGCTCTCGACCGAAAGCGACTCACCGGCAACCGTTACCTACGACTTGACCCGGCTGCAGGGGTTGAAGACACCGCGGCCGTTGCTGCTGACGCTCAACCCAACGACGCCGATCGACCCGGGATCGGTGATCCGCGAGTTCCATTTTACCCACCCGGCGTACTCGGCAGACTCGATAGGCGCCCAGCCGAGGTGGGACGAGATCAGCGGCCGCGACCGGATACACTACTGCGGAGCGTACTGGGGCTACGGCTTCCACGAGGACGGCGTCAACAGCGCGCTGGCGGTCGCCAAACATTTTGGAATCGGACTAGAAGCATGCACAGCTGCTTGTACGAGGGGGTCGTTGCCCACCGCCGCCGGCAGCCGCTGA
- a CDS encoding DUF1365 domain-containing protein codes for MHSCLYEGVVAHRRRQPLKHRFRYPLAMAWLDLDELDEVVGAGRAIASSRWSLASHSAGDHLDGSTRDLREGVCRSIAGLGGPSPGGPIRVLTQLRWFGHYFSPLNLFYVYDASGSRVEQVLAEVNNTPWGERRLYLLSNANRRPGGDALRFEHSKDFHVSPFMGMDADYHWRLTPPGDQLVVALASCGGGHGRFDACMRLTRRPLTRRAIQSLAFRRPLATTQVLMAIYYQAFLLWWKKCPFYPHPQNLPSSP; via the coding sequence ATGCACAGCTGCTTGTACGAGGGGGTCGTTGCCCACCGCCGCCGGCAGCCGCTGAAGCACCGCTTCCGCTACCCGCTGGCGATGGCGTGGCTCGACCTCGATGAACTCGACGAGGTTGTCGGCGCCGGCCGGGCAATAGCAAGTAGCCGGTGGTCGCTTGCTTCTCACAGCGCTGGCGATCATCTGGACGGGAGCACACGGGATCTCCGCGAGGGTGTCTGTCGGTCGATTGCGGGGCTGGGAGGACCTTCGCCTGGCGGCCCGATCAGAGTCCTCACGCAGCTGCGGTGGTTCGGGCACTACTTTAGCCCGTTGAATTTGTTTTACGTCTACGACGCGAGCGGCAGCCGGGTCGAGCAGGTGCTGGCCGAGGTGAACAACACGCCGTGGGGCGAGCGGCGGCTGTACTTGTTGTCGAACGCCAACCGGCGGCCCGGGGGCGACGCGCTGCGGTTCGAGCACAGCAAAGACTTTCACGTGTCGCCGTTCATGGGAATGGACGCGGACTACCACTGGCGGCTCACCCCGCCCGGCGACCAGCTCGTTGTAGCGCTCGCTAGCTGCGGCGGCGGCCACGGCCGGTTCGACGCCTGCATGCGGCTCACGAGGCGGCCGCTCACGCGGCGTGCGATCCAGTCGCTGGCCTTCAGGCGGCCGCTGGCGACGACCCAAGTGCTGATGGCGATTTACTATCAAGCGTTCCTGCTGTGGTGGAAAAAATGTCCCTTCTATCCTCACCCACAAAACCTGCCCTCCAGCCCGTAG